The following coding sequences lie in one Deltaproteobacteria bacterium genomic window:
- a CDS encoding thiol:disulfide oxidoreductase, which translates to MIDLYYWPTPNGWKISIMLEECSLPYTVKLVNIGRGEQFSPAFLRLSPNNRMPAIVDHDPPGGGEPLAIFESAAILQYLAEKAGRFLPRDVRGKYDVLQWVAWQVANLGPVAGQLNHFTNYAAEKIPYAIDRFASEMNRLLGVLERRLADRPYLAGEYSIADIATWPWVFPEYQGRKVLADFPHVARWWDAVASRPAVQKGRALGDELRRSAPLDDEARRVLFGQTAASVAEAERGAGATRTRS; encoded by the coding sequence ATGATCGACCTCTACTACTGGCCGACGCCGAACGGGTGGAAGATCTCCATCATGCTCGAGGAGTGCAGCCTCCCGTACACCGTGAAGCTGGTGAACATCGGCCGGGGCGAGCAGTTCTCGCCCGCGTTTCTCCGGCTGTCACCCAACAACCGCATGCCGGCCATCGTGGACCACGACCCGCCGGGCGGGGGCGAGCCGCTTGCGATCTTCGAGAGCGCGGCGATCCTCCAGTATCTCGCGGAGAAGGCGGGCAGGTTCTTGCCGCGCGACGTCCGCGGCAAGTACGACGTGCTCCAGTGGGTCGCCTGGCAGGTCGCGAACCTCGGCCCCGTGGCGGGGCAGCTCAATCACTTCACAAATTATGCCGCGGAGAAGATCCCGTATGCGATCGACCGCTTCGCGAGCGAGATGAACCGCCTGCTCGGCGTCCTCGAGCGGCGCCTCGCCGACCGACCCTACCTCGCCGGCGAGTACTCGATCGCCGATATCGCGACCTGGCCCTGGGTCTTCCCCGAGTATCAAGGGAGGAAGGTCCTCGCCGACTTCCCGCATGTGGCGCGCTGGTGGGACGCCGTCGCGAGCCGACCCGCCGTCCAGAAGGGCCGCGCGCTCGGCGACGAGCTCCGCCGCAGCGCCCCGCTCGACGACGAGGCGCGGCGGGTGCTGTTCGGCCAGACGGCTGCGAGCGTGGCGGAGGCGGAGCGAGGCGCCGGGGCGACGCGGACCAGAAGCTGA